In Meleagris gallopavo isolate NT-WF06-2002-E0010 breed Aviagen turkey brand Nicholas breeding stock chromosome 24 unlocalized genomic scaffold, Turkey_5.1 Chr24_random_7180001950267, whole genome shotgun sequence, the DNA window gacAGCCAGGGTtggaggggtagggctggggccggtgctggtgcccctggagcactgctgctgctctgtgtgccgCAGGGCCggcgaggagcccagggctacaGGGAGCCTTATTTGTTGGCCGTGGCCgtgcctcctgctgcagcaggtgggCCGGTTTCTGCAGAGGCTCCCGTTTGTGCTGAGCCCACCCAGCTTCGCCTAGCGCCGGCGTTTCTGCCCTGGAGCGTCCTGGCCACGCGGCAGCTTCCTCTTCCTGGCTGGGAAGCTGCCAGTGCACTGCTGGTGCCCGCTGGTGGTGCAGGCGGGCGCTGGGCACTCGGCCGGCTCGGTGCCGTCATCGTCATTGTGGTGGTTGTCTGGCACACGGCAGGACATGCAGCcgggtggcagtgccaggcgggtgagaaccACCCGGGGCTGCTTCCGCTTCGCCTCTTCTATCAGATGTGCTGTGCGGGGCGAAGGAGGTGCTGGGACATCCAGGGGGGCCGGCATGGGCAGCTCTGGTGATGTGCTGCGGGGCAGCAGGAAAGGCATGCAGGGCAGCGGCCTGGGGAG includes these proteins:
- the LOC109364219 gene encoding uncharacterized protein LOC109364219 encodes the protein MDDLLTWLNTERASPQEVPQQNQDPVETETKGTEGTDIAEQESLHDELLPELDSQERAELLRWIDATQPPSPDVPSSTKTSPFISGLPDFPWASRQQNGEAETEAWISSDLFCTHPSCSRQLPRPLPCMPFLLPRSTSPELPMPAPLDVPAPPSPRTAHLIEEAKRKQPRVVLTRLALPPGCMSCRVPDNHHNDDDGTEPAECPAPACTTSGHQQCTGSFPARKRKLPRGQDAPGQKRRR